The bacterium DNA window GGAGAGTATAAATTAGATGATAAGATGTTATTGCGGGGAGGGTTTTCTCTTGACCCGGCGGCTGTTCCAGATAAAGGAGTTAGTCTTACTAATTTAGTTGAGGTTGATAAAAAATTCATCACCTTAGGATTAAGCAGGGGGTATACCTGGCACAATCTATTGGTTGATGCTACCTATGAATATGCCTGGGGTGATCGAGAGATAAATAATGTAAATTATAACTATCACTCATACGCCTTTACACTCGCAGGTATCTGTCAATTCTAATCTAATATCTTTAAAAGGTAATATTAAAATGGAGAAGTCCAGTCCAGTTATAGAAGAAGTTGGTAAAAAAAAGCGTCGTGTAGTAATTACAGGAATAGGAGTCATCTCACCTATTGGAATCGGCAAAGAGACCTTTTGGGAAGGGATACAGGAAGGTAGGTCGGGTGGAGGAAGAATAACCTCGTTTAAAGATTCATTCATACCAGTAAAGATAGCTGCAGAGGTCAAGGATTTTAACCCTTTAGAGTATATGGATAGAAAATGTGTAAAGAGAACAGATAGGGCATCCCAGTTTGCTATTGCTGCCAGTAGAATGGCAATAGAGGATGCCAATATAGATTTAAGTAATGAAAACCCACAAAAATTTGGTGTAGTCATTGGTGCAGGAGTAGGTGGATTTGCATTTGGAGAAGATCAACATTTAAAATATTTAAGAAAAGGATATAAAACAGTTAGTCCTTTCCTTGCCGTAATTATGTTTGGTGGTGCAGTTTCAAGTATGGTCTCCTATGAATTAAAATTAAAAGGACGCAGTATAACTATTTCTACTGGTTGTACTGGAGCAACTGATGCCATTGGACATGCCTTTGAGACTATCCAAAATGAAGATGTTGACTTGATTATTACAGGAGGAGCAGAGGCTCCTATACGACCTGCCATCATAGCTTCATTCGCCAGAATGGGAGGAGTATTATCTACTTATAATGATAAACCAGAAATTGCCAGTCGTCCTTTTGATAAACTGCGGGATGGAATGGTAATATCTGAAGGGGCAGGTAGTTTGATTTTAGAAGAAATTGAACATGCCTTAAAAAGAAATGCTCATATCTATGCTGAAATACTTGGTTATGCTGCTACTGATGATGCCTACCATATTTCTACCCCTGCCCCTGATGGAATAGAGGCAATTAGGGCTATTACATTAGCTTTACAAAAAGCTAATGTAAAA harbors:
- the fabF gene encoding beta-ketoacyl-ACP synthase II produces the protein MEKSSPVIEEVGKKKRRVVITGIGVISPIGIGKETFWEGIQEGRSGGGRITSFKDSFIPVKIAAEVKDFNPLEYMDRKCVKRTDRASQFAIAASRMAIEDANIDLSNENPQKFGVVIGAGVGGFAFGEDQHLKYLRKGYKTVSPFLAVIMFGGAVSSMVSYELKLKGRSITISTGCTGATDAIGHAFETIQNEDVDLIITGGAEAPIRPAIIASFARMGGVLSTYNDKPEIASRPFDKLRDGMVISEGAGSLILEEIEHALKRNAHIYAEILGYAATDDAYHISTPAPDGIEAIRAITLALQKANVKPEDVDYINAHGTATILNDKTETLVIKKLFGEHAYKLKVSSTKSMLGHSIGAAGAHQLVTCALAMENKFIPPTINYEYEDPECDLDYVPNKGHKGNIDVIVVNTCGFGGKNSALVIRRFKAKD